A window of the Macadamia integrifolia cultivar HAES 741 unplaced genomic scaffold, SCU_Mint_v3 scaffold170, whole genome shotgun sequence genome harbors these coding sequences:
- the LOC122064625 gene encoding aromatic aminotransferase ISS1-like has translation MGTLAKLATRSLETDEPVMVQIQKLLRGVKDAMSLAQGVVYWKPPKQALEKVEKIVWEPSTSRYGADEGLPELREALVKKIRQENKLYKSSVMVTAGANQAFVNLVLTLCDAGDSVVMYAPYYFNAYMAFQMTGITNILVGPGNPKTLYPDADWLEKILSETKPVPKVVTVVNPGNPSGTYIPEPLLKRISDLCESAGSWLIVDNTYEYFMYDGLKHSCVEGDHIVNVFSFSKAYGMMGWRVGYIAYPSEVEGLESQLLKVQDTIPICATIISQRLALYSLEVGPEWVRDQVKDLIKNRALILEALSPLGEDVVKGGEGAIYLWARLPEKCSDDFEVVRWLARKHGVVVIPGSASGGPGYIRISFGGLTEADCKAASGRLRKGLEELVREGMVE, from the exons ATGGGCACGTTGGCGAAGCTTGCGACGAGGTCTCTGGAGACGGATGAGCCCGTCATGGTTCAG ATACAAAAATTGCTTCGGGGTGTCAAAGATGCAATGTCCTTGGCTCAG GGGGTAGTTTATTGGAAACCGCCAAAGCAGGCTCTAGAGAAGGTCGAAAAAATTGTTTGGGAGCCTTCAACCAGTCGTTATGGTGCTGATGAGGGTCTTCCAGAGCTCAGGGAGGCATTGGTTAAAAAG ATACGTCAAGAGAATAAATTGTACAAATCCTCAGTCATGGTTACTGCTGGTGCAAACCAG GCATTTGTGAATCTTGTTCTCACACTGTGTGATGCTGGGGATTCTGTGGTAATGTATGCACCTTACTATTTCAATGCCTATATGGCCTTCCAGATGACTGGCATCACCAACATTCTGGTGGGCCCTGGTAATCCGAAGACGCTTTATCCAGATGCAG ATTGGTTAGAGAAGATTCTGTCAGAAACCAAACCAGTGCCAAAGGTCGTCACAGTTGTAAATCCAGGCAATCCATCCGGGACCTACATTCCGGAGCCTCTTCTCAAG AGAATTTCAGATCTTTGCGAAAGCGCTGGCTCTTGGCTCATTGTAGATAATACATACGA GTATTTTATGTATGACGGGTTGAAGCATTCATGTGTGGAGGGTGATCACATAGTCAATGTCTTTTCCTTCTCAAAAGCTTATGGCATGATGGGATGGCGAGTTGGATAT ATAGCATATCCATCGGAAGTGGAGGGTCTAGAATCTCAGCTCCTCAAGGTTCAAGACACTATACCCATCTGTGCAACTATAATCTCACAGAGGCTGGCTCTGTACTCACTAGAAGTTGGACCTGAGTGGGTCAGGGACCAAGTGAAGGACCTCATTAAGAACAGAGCACTCATCTTGGAGGCACTCTCACCCCTTGGAGAGGATGTAGTAAAAGGTGGGGAAGGTGCAATCTACCTTTGGGCTAGACTTCCAGAAAAGTGTTCTGATGACTTTGAGGTTGTGCGGTGGCTTGCACGGAAGCATGGGGTTGTTGTAATCCCTGGAAGTGCAAGTGGGGGGCCAGGCTATATCCGGATCTCCTTTGGAGGGCTTACTGAGGCTGACTGTAAAGCTGCTTCAGGGAGACTACGAAAAGGGTTAGAAGAGCTGGTGAGAGAGGGGATGGTGGAGTAG
- the LOC122064632 gene encoding (S)-8-oxocitronellyl enol synthase CYC2-like, translated as MEQQQEMQKPVALIVGVTGMAGLSLAEALKGLTAPAGPWTVYGAARRPKPTTWFPSSILDRYITFDAVNLNDTKLHLSPISNQVTHIFWVAIQVRDTEEANVAVNSLMLSNVLNVLTSSPGSRLRHITIQTGTKHYMGPIFDSAHSGQLVPHDPPFMEDSPRLPFPNFYYALEDFVASYAASKGFTWSVHRSSIIIGASARSVYNALLTLAVYASICRHEGKPFRYPGTRYTWDHFCDMSDARVLAEQQIWAAAVSETAKNQAFNCTNGDVFTWKSLWKVLCEIFEVEFLPFNETETFDWVAEMKEKGSVWDAIVEENGLCKTKMEEITCFSALNMVLQFKFQHVCSMNKSREFGFFGYVDTLKSMGMWVEKLRYMKIIPPTTATGRR; from the exons ATGGAGCAGCAGCAGGAGATGCAAAAACCAGTAGCCCTAATCGTAGGCGTCACAGGAATGGCCGGCCTGAGCCTAGCCGAGGCTCTCAAGGGTCTAACCGCACCAGCCGGGCCATGGACAGTCTACGGCGCAGCTCGCCGTCCAAAACCCACCACCTGGTTCCCTTCCTCCATTCTCGACCGTTACATCACCTTCGACGCCGTCAACTTAAACGACACGAAACTCCACCTCTCTCCCATCTCCAACCAAGTCACCCATATCTTCTGGGTCGCCATCCAAGTCCGTGACACCGAGGAAGCTAACGTTGCCGTTAACTCCCTTATGCTCTCCAACGTTCTCAACGTCCTCACTTCATCTCCTGGTTCTCGTCTCCGCCATATCACCATCCAAACAGGTACCAAACACTATATGGGCCCAATCTTCGACTCGGCCCACTCCGGCCAACTCGTCCCACACGACCCACCATTCATGGAAGACTCTCCTCGCCTTCCTTTCCCCAACTTCTACTACGCTCTTGAAGACTTCGTAGCCTCATACGCCGCCAGTAAAGGGTTCACATGGTCGGTACATCGATCTTCCATCATCATCGGTGCTTCCGCTCGTAGCGTATACAATGCGCTACTTACGTTAGCGGTGTACGCCTCGATCTGTCGCCACGAGGGCAAACCGTTCAG GTATCCTGGTACACGGTACACCTGGGATCATTTTTGTGACATGTCAGACGCACGAGTCCTGGCAGAGCAGCAAATTTGGGCAGCGGCAGTGTCGGAGACGGCGAAGAACCAGGCCTTCAACTGCACCAATGGTGACGTGTTTACATGGAAGAGCCTCTGGAAAGTGTTGTGTGAAATATTTGAGGTTGAATTTCTCCCTTTCAATGAGACAGAGACGTTCGATTGGGTGGCGGAgatgaaagagaaagggagTGTTTGGGATGCTATAGTGGAAGAGAATGGGCTATGTAAGACAAAGATGGAGGAGATCACATGCTTCTCTGCGCTCAACATGGTTTTGCAGTTCAAGTTTCAGCACGTTTGTAGTATGAACAAGAGTAGAGAATTTGGGTTCTTTGGGTATGTTGATACGCTTAAGAGTATGGGAATGTGGGTGGAGAAGCTGAGATATATGAAAATCATTCCTCCTACAACTGCCACAGGAAGAAGATAG